In one window of Paenarthrobacter nicotinovorans DNA:
- a CDS encoding Asp23/Gls24 family envelope stress response protein, producing MTIQTHTPADVPAKNTKNSSVSTVDAPERDKGKDGRGATTVADGVVAKIAGIAIQEIPGVHALGGGAARAIGNLREKVGQKDLTQGVNVEVGQTQVAVDVTLVVEYPHPLQEVADNARNAVYTAIEDLVGMEVTEVNVTITDIHVPSEDADADDIEREPRVA from the coding sequence ATGACGATCCAAACGCACACCCCCGCTGACGTTCCGGCCAAGAACACCAAAAACAGCTCTGTATCGACTGTGGACGCTCCGGAAAGGGACAAGGGCAAGGACGGCCGAGGCGCAACCACGGTCGCGGACGGCGTAGTCGCCAAGATTGCCGGCATCGCCATCCAGGAAATCCCTGGCGTACACGCCCTGGGCGGCGGCGCCGCCCGCGCCATCGGCAACCTGCGGGAGAAGGTCGGCCAGAAGGACCTCACCCAGGGCGTCAACGTGGAAGTGGGCCAAACCCAGGTAGCCGTCGACGTGACGCTGGTAGTCGAATACCCCCACCCGCTCCAGGAAGTTGCGGACAACGCCCGCAATGCCGTCTACACCGCGATCGAGGACCTCGTGGGCATGGAAGTCACCGAGGTCAACGTCACCATCACGGACATCCACGTTCCGTCGGAAGACGCGGACGCTGACGACATCGAGCGTGAGCCGAGGGTCGCATGA
- a CDS encoding DUF2273 domain-containing protein: protein MSPTIAGLAIGAVLALAGLAFGFWGLLLTALFMGVGAVLGRSAEGKLDLRGVLDALRGKRSSS from the coding sequence ATGAGTCCCACCATCGCCGGCCTGGCAATAGGGGCAGTCCTCGCCCTGGCAGGCCTGGCCTTCGGATTCTGGGGTCTGCTGCTCACGGCACTGTTCATGGGGGTCGGTGCGGTGCTGGGCCGTTCCGCCGAGGGAAAGCTTGACCTTCGCGGGGTGCTTGATGCCCTGCGGGGCAAGCGTTCCTCCTCATGA
- a CDS encoding DUF6286 domain-containing protein — translation MSSGISKDTASRRLIRRETHSSRAVPSIVAASLLIAVFLWLALESVLWLLKDQPVLASPAQMLRWLIELPANTTQAGMVAAGAGLGIVALLLLGLALGSGRKQRRALGSARAAVVVDHEVMAAAVSKAARRAAGLAPGQVTTTVGGRSVRVQVRPTSGEPLAVEDIQAAVDGELAAYALDRPVRSSVHILNEGAVGQ, via the coding sequence ATGAGCAGTGGAATCAGCAAGGACACGGCAAGCCGCCGTCTGATCAGACGCGAAACCCACTCCTCGAGGGCGGTCCCGTCAATCGTGGCCGCGTCCCTCCTGATAGCCGTCTTCCTGTGGCTGGCACTGGAATCAGTGTTGTGGCTGCTCAAGGACCAGCCGGTGCTCGCCAGCCCGGCCCAGATGCTCCGGTGGCTGATTGAGCTTCCGGCCAACACCACACAGGCAGGCATGGTGGCGGCCGGAGCCGGACTGGGAATCGTGGCACTGCTGCTTCTTGGACTTGCCCTTGGCAGCGGCCGCAAGCAACGCCGGGCCCTCGGCAGCGCACGCGCCGCCGTCGTGGTGGATCACGAAGTCATGGCGGCGGCGGTTTCCAAGGCGGCCCGACGCGCCGCAGGCCTGGCCCCGGGCCAGGTGACCACCACCGTTGGCGGACGTTCCGTACGCGTCCAGGTGCGTCCGACGTCGGGCGAACCACTGGCGGTGGAAGACATCCAGGCAGCGGTCGACGGCGAACTGGCCGCCTACGCGTTGGACCGCCCCGTCAGGTCCAGCGTCCACATTCTGAACGAAGGAGCGGTAGGGCAATGA
- a CDS encoding CsbD family protein: protein MGINDKINNAATEHLGAAKEGAGKLTGDSTLEREGQQDQAQAKLQQAGEKVKDAAADITGNIKDAARKLKEGFTDK from the coding sequence ATGGGAATCAACGACAAGATCAACAATGCCGCCACCGAGCACCTTGGCGCCGCCAAGGAGGGCGCCGGTAAGCTCACCGGCGATTCCACCCTCGAGCGGGAAGGCCAGCAGGATCAGGCCCAGGCCAAGCTCCAGCAAGCCGGCGAGAAGGTCAAGGACGCTGCTGCCGACATCACCGGGAACATCAAGGACGCTGCCCGGAAGCTCAAGGAAGGCTTCACCGACAAGTAG
- a CDS encoding RNA polymerase sigma factor has protein sequence MTGSPAVSPTAQQQLDLVPDALLAGRAADGDTAAFEALARRHGPLMRATARRLTGTLADADDVVQESLMQAWKQLDQLRDPAAVKSWLLRIVGTRSIDHLRKRRNHLALDDLENHVDAPSGQRTPDPESTAVNASRVDALKSALARLPEEQRRCWVLKEFNDLSYEEIALTLNISPASVRGRLARARIALARTMEEWR, from the coding sequence GTGACTGGTTCACCTGCGGTTTCGCCCACCGCACAGCAGCAGCTGGACCTCGTGCCGGACGCGTTGCTCGCAGGCAGGGCAGCAGATGGTGATACTGCCGCTTTCGAAGCACTCGCCCGGCGCCATGGTCCATTGATGCGGGCCACTGCACGACGACTCACGGGCACCTTGGCTGACGCGGACGACGTCGTCCAGGAAAGCCTGATGCAGGCCTGGAAACAGCTGGACCAACTCCGTGATCCCGCAGCGGTGAAGAGCTGGTTGCTCCGCATTGTGGGCACGCGCAGCATCGACCACCTGCGAAAACGGCGCAACCACCTGGCCCTGGACGATCTCGAAAACCACGTCGATGCCCCGTCCGGCCAACGGACCCCGGACCCGGAAAGCACCGCCGTCAATGCCTCCCGGGTGGATGCGTTGAAGTCGGCGCTCGCCCGGCTTCCCGAGGAGCAGCGGCGCTGTTGGGTACTCAAGGAATTCAATGACCTGAGCTATGAGGAGATTGCGCTGACCTTGAATATCAGCCCCGCCAGCGTCCGCGGCCGCCTGGCCCGGGCACGGATTGCCCTTGCACGCACAATGGAGGAGTGGCGATGA
- a CDS encoding Asp23/Gls24 family envelope stress response protein: protein MKTPGDALECGHSLAELSAYLDTGEIADPAHLDSCPECQAGLASLRRLSELGNELLTADVADAGSGSDDWMQTILDNLRLELRPGRSIPLRAEDPQDTLWETEGSVSALIRSVADSFPGTAAGKCRLLGDITVPGAGITVEVEIAVVYGHAMEERAAALRNELAKVLEVQTELNIQAINITVTDVLELPAPAMTPNKPGMTPNKEDQP, encoded by the coding sequence ATGAAAACCCCCGGCGATGCCTTGGAATGCGGACACAGTCTCGCGGAACTGAGTGCCTATTTGGACACGGGCGAGATTGCGGATCCGGCGCACTTGGACTCATGCCCTGAGTGCCAGGCCGGACTGGCCTCCCTGCGCCGGCTCTCGGAACTCGGAAATGAGTTGCTGACAGCTGACGTAGCCGACGCCGGTTCGGGCAGTGACGACTGGATGCAGACCATCCTGGACAACCTGCGCCTGGAGCTGCGGCCCGGACGGAGCATCCCGCTGCGCGCGGAGGACCCGCAGGACACCCTTTGGGAAACCGAGGGCTCGGTGTCGGCCCTGATCCGTTCGGTGGCCGATTCCTTCCCGGGAACGGCCGCGGGTAAATGCAGGTTGCTCGGCGACATTACCGTGCCGGGAGCCGGCATCACTGTGGAGGTGGAGATCGCAGTGGTCTACGGACACGCCATGGAAGAGCGCGCGGCTGCACTGCGCAACGAACTCGCGAAGGTACTGGAGGTCCAGACCGAACTGAACATCCAAGCCATCAACATCACTGTCACCGATGTGCTGGAGCTCCCCGCGCCAGCCATGACCCCGAACAAGCCAGGCATGACCCCGAACAAGGAGGACCAGCCATGA
- a CDS encoding MFS transporter has translation MTEQEPAAAGSTGNVNPPERTPAERTRTFTGILVNTALANITTSYLWFALTFWVYLETRNVIATGVIGGAYMLLIALSSISFGTFVDRYRKLAVMRFAAGFTLVMFVLSGVMFLLTPEQALLDLSQPWFWIFTLIILVGAVVENMRNIALSTTVTILIEPDKRANANGLVGMVQGLMFIVTSVLSGLSVGLLGMGWTVVVALVLTALAFAHLLTLRLPEEVRAAASDAHGGFDLRGSWAAVMAISGLFALIVFSTFNNFIGGVYMALMDPYGLEMFPVEIWGTVFAVGATGFILGGALIGKFGLGSNPLRTLLIAVAVMGLVGAVFTIREWAWLYIAGIWLYMALVPVVEAAEQTVIQKVVPLSRQGRVFGFAMAFESAAAPITAFLIAPIAQFWIIPYARSAEGAAQLAPLLGEGTSRGIALVFLVAGLIMIVVALLAFLAPVYRRVTASYAQAAEEEQSEDADSPSSR, from the coding sequence ATGACCGAGCAGGAACCGGCCGCCGCCGGGTCTACTGGCAATGTCAATCCTCCGGAACGCACGCCCGCGGAGAGAACACGGACCTTCACGGGGATCCTGGTCAACACTGCCCTGGCCAACATCACCACCAGCTACCTGTGGTTTGCGCTGACGTTCTGGGTGTACCTGGAGACCCGCAATGTGATTGCTACGGGGGTGATCGGCGGGGCCTACATGCTGCTGATCGCGCTGTCCAGCATTAGCTTCGGCACCTTCGTGGACCGCTACAGGAAGCTCGCGGTGATGCGCTTCGCCGCCGGATTTACGCTGGTGATGTTCGTGCTGTCCGGGGTGATGTTCCTGCTGACGCCGGAACAGGCGCTGTTGGACCTGTCCCAACCGTGGTTTTGGATCTTCACCTTGATTATCCTTGTCGGCGCGGTGGTGGAGAACATGCGCAACATCGCCCTGTCCACCACGGTCACCATCCTGATCGAACCGGACAAGCGTGCCAACGCCAACGGACTGGTGGGGATGGTCCAGGGGTTGATGTTCATCGTCACCTCGGTCCTTTCAGGACTGTCAGTGGGACTGCTGGGAATGGGCTGGACCGTGGTGGTGGCCTTGGTGCTCACAGCCCTGGCCTTCGCGCATCTGCTGACGTTGCGCCTGCCGGAGGAGGTCCGGGCAGCAGCATCCGACGCCCACGGCGGGTTCGATCTTCGCGGATCCTGGGCAGCCGTCATGGCCATCTCCGGGTTGTTCGCCCTGATTGTTTTCTCCACCTTCAACAATTTCATCGGCGGGGTCTACATGGCATTGATGGACCCTTACGGCCTGGAGATGTTCCCCGTGGAGATCTGGGGCACGGTGTTCGCGGTCGGCGCCACCGGCTTCATCCTGGGCGGGGCGCTGATCGGAAAGTTCGGGCTCGGCTCCAACCCTTTGCGGACCCTCCTCATCGCAGTGGCGGTGATGGGGCTCGTCGGAGCTGTCTTCACCATCCGCGAATGGGCTTGGCTCTACATTGCCGGGATTTGGCTCTACATGGCACTGGTTCCGGTGGTGGAAGCAGCTGAGCAGACGGTCATTCAGAAAGTTGTGCCCCTGTCACGGCAAGGAAGGGTCTTTGGTTTCGCCATGGCCTTCGAATCCGCAGCGGCCCCCATCACTGCGTTCCTGATCGCACCGATTGCCCAGTTCTGGATCATCCCCTACGCCCGCTCCGCGGAAGGTGCCGCGCAGTTGGCGCCGCTTCTGGGGGAAGGAACCTCCCGGGGCATTGCCTTGGTGTTCCTGGTGGCGGGCCTGATCATGATCGTCGTTGCCCTGCTTGCTTTCCTGGCCCCGGTCTACCGCAGGGTCACGGCCTCCTACGCGCAGGCAGCCGAGGAGGAACAGAGCGAGGACGCGGACAGCCCGTCCTCCCGTTGA